A genome region from Populus alba chromosome 3, ASM523922v2, whole genome shotgun sequence includes the following:
- the LOC118062861 gene encoding putative invertase inhibitor encodes MKLSFSLISFNFVVVFLLVHGSSSFNKLHHYCNEAARSDPNLSCDFCIASLEAISKSKNASLEELVEISTVLAMSKATNISRYISQLLKAQNLDKYHTSALQDCLELYADANSTLHDSKCVLKSKDYSKANIDASAAMDSSSTCEDGFKEREGVVSPLTKENNTFFQLTAIILAFINMLSRS; translated from the coding sequence ATGAAGCTCTCTTTTTCGTTGATCAGTTTCAACTTTGTTGTTGTATTCCTACTTGTTCATGGTTCATCGAGCTTTAACAAGTTGCATCATTATTGCAACGAAGCTGCAAGGAGCGATCCAAATCTGAGCTGTGACTTCTGTATAGCATCGCTTGAAGCCATTTCCAAGAGCAAAAATGCAAGCCTTGAAGAATTAGTGGAGATCTCAACTGTGCTAGCCATGTCAAAAGCTACAAACATTAGCCGCTACATTTCACAACTTTTGAAAGCCCAGAATTTAGACAAATACCATACGAGTGCCTTACAAGATTGCTTGGAACTTTACGCGGATGCAAATTCCACGTTGCATGATTCCAAGTGTGTTTTGAAGTCCAAAGATTATTCCAAAGCTAATATAGATGCCAGTGCCGCCATGGATTCTTCAAGTACCTGCGAGGATGGTTTCAAGGAGAGGGAAGGTGTGGTCTCTCCCTTGACAAAGGAGAATaacactttttttcaattgaccGCAATCATACTTGCTTTTATCAACATGCTAAGTCGATCATAA